A portion of the Desulfovibrio sp. TomC genome contains these proteins:
- the rfbF gene encoding glucose-1-phosphate cytidylyltransferase: MKIVILAGGLGTRISEETQIKPKPMVEIGGKPILWHIMKIYSAHGFNEFVICLGYKGYLIKEYFSKYHLHMSDVTFDMSNNSVEYHKNSAENWKVTLVDTGDASMTGGRIKRIRPYLGDDDLFCMTYGDGLADLDIPAEIRAHEQSGALATLVAVQPPGRYGALALDGDHVLRFAEKPKGDGGWICGGFYVLSPKVLDYIEGDATIWEREPLERLAREGQLHAYRHTGFWKAMDTLPDKQYLENLWDGGSPPWKIW; encoded by the coding sequence ATGAAAATAGTGATTTTAGCCGGCGGTCTTGGCACCAGGATTAGTGAAGAGACGCAGATTAAGCCTAAGCCTATGGTGGAAATTGGCGGCAAACCGATCTTGTGGCATATCATGAAGATATATTCCGCCCATGGATTTAACGAATTTGTCATCTGTTTGGGGTACAAGGGCTACCTGATTAAGGAATATTTCTCGAAATATCATCTCCACATGTCCGACGTCACGTTTGATATGAGCAATAATTCGGTTGAATATCATAAAAATTCCGCCGAGAATTGGAAAGTGACACTGGTCGATACCGGTGACGCCTCCATGACTGGCGGACGGATTAAGCGCATCAGGCCGTATTTGGGTGATGACGATCTTTTTTGCATGACCTACGGCGACGGACTCGCCGATCTGGATATACCCGCTGAGATCCGGGCGCATGAGCAAAGCGGAGCCTTGGCCACCCTGGTCGCGGTGCAACCTCCGGGCCGCTATGGAGCCCTGGCCCTGGACGGGGATCACGTGCTGCGGTTTGCCGAAAAGCCCAAGGGCGACGGCGGATGGATATGTGGCGGGTTTTACGTGCTTTCGCCGAAGGTGCTCGACTACATTGAGGGCGACGCCACCATATGGGAGCGTGAACCTCTGGAGCGGCTGGCCCGTGAAGGGCAGCTTCATGCCTACCGGCATACCGGTTTCTGGAAAGCCATGGACACCTTGCCGGACAAGCAATATCTTGAAAACCTGTGGGATGGGGGATCGCCCCCATGGAAAATCTGGTAG